One genomic segment of Actinoplanes ianthinogenes includes these proteins:
- a CDS encoding helix-turn-helix domain-containing protein, with product MVIGVVVHSGQRGRFAEAARTLAGVSFAWAVYEHEEEIRDRVTDLLTTGTLDGLLLGLVPFARARDLLPPGLPVTVTRSAALDLALAWARARGNGWPATPVSIDTFPEETVAEVATALGLDRSAIAALPFQPEQPVAEVVAFHRERLDRTGAPYVITARTAVAAALDGRTAVVQAVATPGTIRADLHELVLRVRGRQADEQRFAAAVFRAPASGARETLRRALSELPELADAWIDDHGPRAVIAFAPAGVFQTLTQHWVHLPFSEETGFPGAGDTGVDDAEIDGTPGHTAAVRSTAVGFGIGASARGSVTLAEQAADRAEQNDSASGYLITDDGVMIGPIGAAGPPLTYTYREHGGLEELAGRAGLSAATMSRLAALERSLGGRPITPGELARALGITDPSGRRLIRKLSEAGLVAAEGSAQPHQKGRPTRLYRLAIQAALATGGDR from the coding sequence ATGGTCATCGGAGTCGTGGTCCACTCCGGTCAGCGCGGCCGCTTTGCCGAGGCGGCACGCACCTTGGCCGGCGTCTCCTTCGCCTGGGCGGTCTACGAGCACGAGGAGGAGATCCGCGACCGGGTCACCGACCTGCTGACCACCGGCACCCTGGACGGGTTGCTGCTCGGCCTTGTCCCCTTCGCGCGGGCCCGGGACCTGCTGCCCCCGGGCCTGCCGGTCACGGTCACCCGCTCCGCGGCGCTCGATCTGGCCCTCGCCTGGGCACGCGCCCGGGGGAACGGGTGGCCCGCCACTCCGGTCAGCATCGACACCTTCCCCGAGGAGACGGTCGCCGAGGTGGCGACCGCGCTCGGCCTCGACCGCTCGGCGATCGCCGCTCTGCCGTTCCAGCCGGAGCAGCCGGTGGCCGAGGTGGTCGCGTTCCACCGCGAGCGGCTGGACCGCACCGGCGCGCCCTATGTGATCACCGCGCGCACCGCCGTGGCCGCCGCGCTGGACGGGCGGACCGCGGTGGTGCAGGCGGTGGCCACCCCCGGCACGATCCGTGCCGACCTGCACGAGCTGGTCCTGCGGGTGCGGGGCCGGCAGGCGGACGAGCAGCGGTTCGCCGCCGCGGTCTTCCGCGCACCCGCCTCCGGCGCCCGGGAGACGCTGCGCCGGGCGCTGTCCGAGCTTCCCGAGTTGGCCGATGCCTGGATCGACGACCACGGCCCACGAGCCGTGATCGCCTTCGCCCCGGCCGGTGTCTTCCAGACCCTGACCCAGCATTGGGTTCATCTGCCCTTCAGCGAGGAGACCGGCTTCCCCGGCGCCGGCGACACCGGCGTCGACGACGCGGAAATCGACGGCACACCGGGCCACACCGCGGCGGTCCGGAGCACCGCGGTCGGGTTCGGGATCGGGGCATCGGCGCGCGGCAGTGTGACGCTGGCCGAGCAGGCGGCGGATCGAGCCGAGCAGAACGACTCCGCGAGCGGCTATCTGATCACCGATGACGGCGTGATGATCGGCCCGATCGGCGCCGCGGGACCGCCGCTGACCTATACCTACCGCGAGCACGGAGGCCTGGAGGAGTTGGCCGGCCGGGCCGGGCTGAGCGCCGCCACGATGTCCCGGCTCGCAGCGCTGGAGCGTTCGCTCGGCGGCCGCCCGATCACCCCCGGCGAGCTGGCCCGGGCGCTGGGGATCACCGATCCGAGCGGTCGCCGCCTGATCCGGAAACTCAGCGAGGCCGGCCTGGTCGCCGCGGAGGGCAGCGCTCAGCCCCATCAGAAGGGTCGCCCCACCCGGCTCTACCGGCTGGCCATCCAGGCAGCCTTGGCGACGGGAGGTGACCGATGA
- a CDS encoding amidohydrolase/deacetylase family metallohydrolase: protein MTFDLLLTDATVLTSDAATGPPHGGPIGGPLADGRVVDIGVRDGKIAAVGTDLPRDARQVVEVAGRLVTPGLIDLHTHVGPGYWGIDPDPIAWHCGVTTWVDAGSAGAYTLDGLRRVAAGATVRVPALLNISAVGLAGRTGECRDLATCDAGLAIDTIQANRELIRGIKVRIDRETVGDNGIEPLRRGLAAADACGVPVMVHIGTAPPELDEVLDLLRPGDIVTHCASGIAAPLGSAVHAAAARGVLLDLGHGSGGFAFDVLAAQLDAGLRPYTISTDLHARSLYGPVFDLPTTMAKMLAAGVALAEVVAAATLHPARALGLPGGTLTVGAPADLAIFEVRAEEFPVVDAHRQVRISPMRLVNDATYVGGRLLTPRLPGPPPPWIPLTIAQRAALADRTRHLRDLLATPLVGPDGLDEQFPRNQPRSS from the coding sequence ATGACGTTCGACCTTCTGCTGACGGATGCGACCGTCCTGACCAGCGACGCGGCAACCGGGCCGCCGCACGGCGGACCCATCGGCGGGCCACTGGCGGACGGCCGGGTGGTGGACATCGGGGTTCGCGACGGGAAGATCGCCGCGGTCGGGACTGATCTGCCTCGGGACGCGCGGCAGGTGGTCGAGGTCGCCGGGCGGCTGGTGACACCGGGCTTGATCGACCTGCACACCCACGTCGGGCCGGGCTACTGGGGCATCGACCCGGATCCGATCGCATGGCACTGCGGGGTGACCACCTGGGTCGACGCCGGGTCCGCCGGGGCGTACACGCTGGACGGCCTGCGACGGGTGGCGGCCGGGGCGACCGTGCGTGTGCCCGCGCTGCTGAACATCTCCGCCGTCGGCCTGGCCGGCCGCACCGGCGAGTGCCGCGACCTGGCCACCTGCGACGCCGGCCTGGCGATCGACACCATCCAGGCCAATCGCGAGTTGATCCGCGGGATCAAGGTGCGCATCGACCGGGAGACCGTGGGCGACAACGGCATCGAGCCGCTTCGGCGCGGTCTGGCGGCGGCGGACGCCTGCGGCGTGCCGGTCATGGTCCACATCGGCACCGCCCCTCCGGAGCTCGACGAGGTGCTCGACCTGCTGCGCCCGGGCGACATCGTGACTCACTGCGCGAGCGGCATCGCCGCCCCGCTGGGCTCGGCGGTGCATGCGGCGGCCGCGCGCGGGGTGCTGCTCGACCTGGGGCACGGCTCCGGCGGTTTCGCCTTCGACGTGCTGGCGGCCCAGTTGGACGCGGGACTGCGGCCGTACACGATCTCCACCGACCTGCATGCGCGGTCGCTGTACGGACCGGTCTTCGACCTGCCCACCACGATGGCCAAGATGCTGGCAGCCGGGGTTGCGCTGGCCGAGGTGGTCGCGGCGGCCACGCTCCATCCGGCCCGAGCGCTGGGACTCCCCGGCGGGACGCTCACGGTGGGAGCTCCCGCTGACCTCGCGATCTTCGAGGTACGGGCGGAGGAGTTCCCGGTCGTCGACGCGCACCGGCAGGTCCGGATCTCGCCGATGCGGCTGGTGAACGACGCGACCTATGTGGGCGGCCGGTTGCTCACACCGCGATTGCCCGGCCCGCCACCACCGTGGATCCCGCTCACCATCGCCCAGCGCGCCGCTCTCGCCGACCGGACGCGCCACCTCCGTGACCTGCTCGCCACACCCCTCGTGGGGCCGGACGGGCTGGACGAACAGTTTCCGAGAAACCAACCGAGGAGTTCCTGA
- a CDS encoding serine/threonine-protein kinase, translated as MPKPGELLGGRYRLDERIAAGGMGEVWAATDTVLGRPVAVKTLLGGRGTDPGFLSRFQHEARTMASLRHPGVVPVYDFGDTEDGAFLVMARVAGQPLNQLLADRGQLTVTETMSVVAQAGRALQAAHEAGIVHRDVKPGNLIIEPDGTVVLVDFGVARSANSVTLTGAREVVGTALYIAPEQVSKRATGPAADIYALGGVAYHCLTGRPPFLGDNPLAVALQHVTDEPPPLSRDVPRPVRDLIGVALAKDPADRFPSAAAMAATAESLTATADRAAPGSTTSAASGSTTSATSGSTTSAVSGSTTNAGVMTNGDAVTEAVAAGAASGFAARAMVGGPPYAGTRLAGSARDGHTMAIATPGSPTMPDHPAIGEEHTSPDSPKPDDENGDPADGNTGKTGAAAIGTIAGKSAAGYAAARTGESTAGYAAGRAGAAATGSLAGDAAGVRGGAGAGGAGAGGAGTPGAGAAGAGAAGAGAAGAGAAGAGAATEGREQGGRKRALILAAALLVLIGAGAALALADPFDWFGGGPAGGTPPGAGQPSVAVTPGATKNDTRKDEPAGKPHRQPTGTPKSTGTAEPTRNGAPATEPTTPAQPTQTEPAPTKTTEPTEAPTTATPDETGTGGEEQAEDNDNSGPGNNNG; from the coding sequence ATGCCTAAACCCGGAGAGTTGCTCGGTGGACGGTACCGGCTCGACGAGCGGATCGCGGCTGGTGGCATGGGCGAGGTCTGGGCGGCCACGGACACTGTGCTGGGGCGGCCGGTCGCCGTGAAGACGCTGCTCGGGGGACGTGGGACTGATCCCGGGTTCCTGAGCCGGTTCCAGCACGAGGCGCGGACGATGGCCTCGTTGCGGCATCCGGGGGTGGTGCCGGTCTACGACTTCGGGGACACCGAGGACGGCGCCTTCCTGGTGATGGCGAGGGTGGCCGGCCAGCCGCTGAATCAGCTGCTCGCCGACCGTGGGCAACTCACCGTCACCGAGACGATGTCGGTGGTGGCGCAGGCTGGTCGGGCGCTTCAGGCGGCGCACGAGGCCGGGATCGTGCACCGGGACGTCAAGCCGGGCAACCTGATCATCGAGCCGGACGGGACGGTGGTGCTGGTCGACTTCGGGGTGGCACGGTCGGCGAACTCGGTCACGTTGACCGGTGCGCGTGAGGTAGTCGGCACCGCCCTGTACATCGCGCCGGAGCAGGTGTCCAAGCGGGCCACCGGGCCGGCGGCGGACATCTACGCGCTCGGCGGGGTGGCCTATCACTGTTTGACCGGGCGGCCGCCGTTCCTCGGCGACAACCCGCTCGCGGTGGCGCTCCAGCACGTGACGGACGAGCCTCCGCCGCTGTCGCGGGACGTGCCCCGGCCGGTTCGTGACCTGATCGGTGTCGCCCTGGCCAAGGATCCGGCCGACCGCTTCCCCTCGGCGGCCGCCATGGCCGCGACGGCCGAGTCGCTGACAGCGACCGCCGACCGCGCGGCCCCGGGATCCACGACGAGCGCTGCCTCCGGATCCACTACGAGCGCTACCTCCGGATCCACTACAAGCGCCGTCTCCGGATCCACGACGAACGCCGGGGTGATGACGAACGGCGATGCGGTGACGGAGGCGGTGGCCGCCGGGGCCGCTTCGGGCTTCGCCGCGCGGGCCATGGTCGGCGGCCCGCCGTATGCCGGAACGCGCCTGGCCGGTTCCGCGCGTGACGGTCACACCATGGCCATCGCGACACCGGGATCGCCCACGATGCCGGACCATCCGGCGATCGGCGAGGAGCACACCTCGCCGGACAGCCCCAAGCCCGACGACGAAAACGGCGACCCGGCCGACGGAAACACCGGCAAGACAGGCGCGGCGGCCATCGGAACCATCGCGGGTAAGTCAGCCGCCGGGTACGCCGCGGCCAGGACAGGAGAATCGACCGCCGGGTACGCCGCGGGCAGGGCAGGCGCGGCGGCCACGGGCAGCCTCGCCGGCGACGCAGCTGGCGTGCGGGGCGGCGCCGGAGCCGGCGGGGCCGGAGCCGGCGGGGCCGGAACCCCCGGGGCCGGAGCCGCCGGGGCCGGAGCCGCCGGGGCCGGAGCCGCCGGGGCCGGAGCCGCCGGGGCCGGAGCGGCGACAGAGGGAAGGGAGCAGGGTGGGCGGAAGCGGGCGCTGATCCTCGCCGCGGCGCTGCTCGTTCTGATCGGAGCCGGCGCGGCACTGGCGCTGGCTGATCCGTTCGACTGGTTCGGTGGCGGCCCCGCCGGTGGCACGCCGCCCGGCGCGGGGCAGCCGTCGGTCGCGGTCACGCCCGGTGCCACCAAGAACGACACCCGTAAGGACGAACCCGCCGGAAAACCACACCGGCAGCCCACCGGAACCCCGAAGTCCACCGGGACCGCCGAACCCACCCGCAACGGCGCCCCCGCGACCGAACCGACCACCCCGGCCCAGCCCACCCAGACCGAGCCGGCCCCCACGAAGACCACCGAGCCCACCGAGGCCCCCACCACCGCGACCCCGGACGAAACCGGCACCGGCGGCGAGGAACAAGCCGAGGACAACGACAACAGCGGCCCGGGAAACAACAACGGCTGA
- a CDS encoding acyltransferase family protein, which produces MRAIAVTLVVLSHAGLSGLAGGYVGVDVFFVISGFLITTLLLGELQRSGTISLAKFYARRATRLLPASTLVLLVTLAGAWLWLPATRFKSISLDALYATFYGINWRLASEGVQYLNADAAPSPLQHFWSLAVEEQFYLVWPLLLLIFALTFRSRYRKPVLIALGLAVLASLYVSVQVTESSAPYAYFGAHTRAWELGIGALVAIGTTRLAGLPQPLAAVLTWAGLAAVVTSALLYDDATPFPGTAAALPVLGAAAIIAGGCAAPRGGVAVLLGRWPFQQIGKYSYSWYLWHWPVLMIVPFALDTEPTVGLNLSLAAIALLLAIGSYHLVENPGRNQPWVKRSAVRGIAVGLALSLAVAVVARVGGNHPPQLAKGAPAVVTAEVVAAATDPEAELRRIIATSAGLGELPSNITPPVERGHKDLPEYYGTDCHLDYTEVVPPGPCAFGDPAGAQTVYLLGDSHAAHWYPAMQTIAAKHGWRLVVRTKSACQAPTVRTFANTLKRAYTECEQWRAAMLAEIKRAKPTMVVVSSNGNNNGGLLNAAGQFADRGPEAQRDGLWVAGWKATFRALTAKGTRLVLIEDTPWPGKDTPECLATNSRHASRCARPAEDAFAFPARQELVSRTARDLGVTVIPTRQWFCADVCPQVVGNIMVWRDNSHITTKYAQMLAPLLEARLPIGGN; this is translated from the coding sequence ATGCGTGCCATCGCGGTCACCCTGGTGGTGCTCTCGCACGCCGGGCTCTCCGGGCTGGCCGGCGGCTACGTCGGCGTCGACGTCTTCTTCGTGATCTCCGGGTTCCTGATCACCACGCTGCTGCTCGGCGAGCTCCAGCGCAGCGGCACGATCTCGCTGGCCAAGTTCTACGCGCGCCGGGCCACCCGGCTGCTGCCCGCCTCTACGCTGGTCCTGCTCGTCACCCTGGCCGGCGCCTGGCTGTGGCTGCCGGCCACCCGGTTCAAGTCGATCTCCCTCGACGCGCTGTACGCGACCTTCTACGGCATCAACTGGCGACTCGCCTCCGAGGGTGTCCAGTACCTGAACGCCGACGCCGCCCCGTCGCCGCTCCAGCACTTCTGGTCGCTCGCGGTCGAGGAGCAGTTCTACCTGGTCTGGCCCCTGCTCCTGCTGATCTTCGCGCTGACGTTCCGGAGCCGATACCGCAAGCCGGTCCTGATCGCCCTCGGCCTCGCCGTCCTGGCCAGCCTGTACGTCAGCGTCCAGGTGACCGAGTCCTCCGCCCCGTACGCCTACTTCGGCGCACACACCCGAGCCTGGGAACTGGGCATCGGCGCCCTCGTCGCGATCGGCACCACCCGCCTGGCCGGCCTCCCCCAGCCACTGGCCGCCGTCCTCACCTGGGCCGGCCTGGCCGCCGTCGTCACCAGCGCCCTGCTCTACGACGACGCCACCCCGTTCCCCGGCACCGCCGCCGCCCTGCCGGTCCTGGGCGCCGCCGCGATCATCGCCGGTGGCTGCGCCGCCCCGCGCGGCGGCGTCGCCGTGCTGCTGGGCCGCTGGCCGTTCCAGCAGATCGGCAAGTACTCCTACAGCTGGTACCTGTGGCACTGGCCGGTCCTGATGATCGTCCCGTTCGCCCTGGACACCGAGCCGACCGTGGGCCTGAACCTGTCGCTGGCCGCGATCGCCCTGCTCCTCGCGATCGGCTCGTACCACCTGGTGGAGAACCCGGGACGCAACCAGCCCTGGGTGAAGCGGTCCGCCGTACGCGGTATCGCCGTCGGCCTGGCCCTCTCCCTGGCCGTGGCCGTCGTCGCCCGGGTCGGCGGCAACCACCCGCCCCAGCTCGCGAAGGGCGCCCCGGCGGTGGTGACGGCGGAGGTCGTCGCCGCCGCGACCGACCCGGAGGCCGAGCTCCGGCGGATCATCGCGACCTCGGCCGGCCTGGGCGAACTGCCGTCGAACATCACGCCGCCGGTCGAGCGAGGCCACAAGGACCTGCCGGAGTACTACGGGACCGACTGCCACCTGGACTACACCGAGGTCGTCCCGCCGGGTCCGTGCGCCTTCGGCGACCCGGCCGGCGCGCAGACCGTCTATCTGCTCGGCGACTCGCACGCGGCGCACTGGTACCCGGCGATGCAGACGATCGCCGCGAAGCACGGCTGGAGGCTGGTGGTCCGCACCAAGAGTGCCTGCCAGGCCCCGACGGTCCGGACGTTCGCGAACACCCTCAAGCGCGCCTACACCGAGTGTGAGCAGTGGCGGGCCGCCATGCTGGCCGAGATCAAGCGGGCCAAGCCGACGATGGTGGTGGTCTCGTCGAACGGCAACAACAACGGCGGCCTGCTCAACGCGGCCGGCCAGTTCGCCGACCGGGGCCCGGAGGCGCAGCGGGACGGGCTCTGGGTGGCCGGCTGGAAGGCCACCTTCCGGGCGCTCACGGCCAAGGGCACCCGGCTGGTGCTGATCGAGGACACCCCATGGCCGGGCAAGGACACCCCCGAGTGCCTGGCCACGAACTCCCGGCACGCGTCCCGCTGCGCCCGGCCGGCCGAGGACGCGTTCGCCTTCCCGGCGCGGCAGGAACTGGTCTCGCGGACCGCCCGCGACCTGGGCGTCACGGTCATCCCGACCCGGCAGTGGTTCTGCGCCGACGTCTGCCCGCAGGTGGTCGGCAACATCATGGTGTGGCGGGACAACAGCCACATCACCACGAAGTACGCGCAGATGCTGGCCCCGCTGCTGGAGGCGAGGCTGCCGATCGGCGGTAACTGA
- a CDS encoding RidA family protein — translation MPKRAVITDKAAPAGGPYSHAVVAGDTIYLAGAVPALPDGTWVTGSFAEQAHAAFRNLAAVAEAAGASLDDAVRVGVYLRDFGDFAEMNEIYQQYIKGDNRPVRTTLPVPLVGFDIEIDAILYIGE, via the coding sequence ATGCCCAAGCGCGCTGTAATCACCGACAAGGCGGCGCCGGCCGGTGGCCCGTACTCGCATGCGGTCGTCGCCGGCGACACCATCTACCTGGCCGGGGCGGTGCCGGCTCTGCCGGACGGGACCTGGGTGACCGGCAGTTTCGCCGAGCAGGCGCACGCCGCGTTCCGCAACCTGGCGGCGGTCGCCGAGGCGGCCGGCGCGAGCCTGGACGACGCCGTCCGGGTCGGCGTCTACTTGCGGGACTTCGGTGACTTCGCGGAGATGAACGAGATCTATCAGCAGTACATCAAGGGCGACAACCGCCCGGTCCGCACCACCCTCCCGGTCCCCCTGGTCGGCTTCGACATCGAGATCGACGCCATCCTCTACATCGGCGAGTAG
- a CDS encoding serine/threonine-protein kinase translates to MPDAGDALNARYRLDDRIAAGGMGEVWRATDTLLGRPVAVKMLLVEHAAEPTFQQRFEHEARAMATLRHPGVAAVYDYGTTAGGAYLVLARIDGQPLEQRIAERGRLSASETMALVAQVAGALQAVHRAGIVHRDVTPGNLIIEPDGNVVLVDFGVARSALSVTLTGTRNVIGTACYMAPEQVAKATVGPAADLYALGAVAYHCLAGHPPFEGGSPVSIALRHVTETPEPLPADLPAPVRALVTRALAKDPADRHPSAAALATAARSALGGDPDAANLLATENATVALQAAPSPVIPDRPPRTRFLLPILAILLAALSGAGAVALVSDPFGWFPTPATTPPASPAPPSGSAFPSPTSPPSRTISGTPTAENPPPGRPRTTRPRTGSRRPSPSLTSSPSGSPSTTDGGTTSEGPGNSEPAGDGPSAES, encoded by the coding sequence ATGCCCGATGCCGGTGACGCGCTGAACGCGCGCTACCGGCTGGACGACCGGATCGCGGCGGGCGGCATGGGCGAGGTGTGGCGGGCGACCGACACCCTGCTCGGCCGCCCGGTCGCGGTCAAGATGCTGCTGGTCGAGCATGCCGCGGAGCCGACGTTCCAGCAGCGGTTCGAGCACGAGGCGCGGGCGATGGCCACGCTGCGGCACCCGGGGGTGGCCGCGGTCTACGACTACGGGACCACCGCCGGCGGCGCCTATCTGGTGCTGGCCCGGATCGACGGGCAGCCGCTGGAGCAGCGGATCGCCGAGCGCGGCCGGCTCTCCGCGAGCGAGACGATGGCCCTGGTCGCGCAGGTGGCCGGGGCCCTTCAGGCGGTGCATCGGGCCGGGATCGTGCACCGCGACGTCACCCCCGGCAACCTGATCATCGAGCCGGACGGCAACGTGGTCCTGGTCGACTTCGGGGTGGCCCGCTCGGCGCTGTCGGTCACGCTGACCGGGACCCGCAACGTGATCGGCACGGCCTGCTACATGGCGCCGGAGCAGGTGGCCAAGGCCACTGTCGGCCCGGCCGCCGATCTGTACGCGCTCGGCGCGGTCGCCTACCACTGCCTGGCCGGACATCCCCCGTTCGAGGGCGGCAGTCCCGTCTCGATCGCGCTCCGGCATGTCACCGAGACCCCGGAGCCGCTCCCGGCCGACCTGCCCGCCCCGGTCCGTGCCCTGGTCACCCGGGCGCTGGCCAAGGATCCGGCGGACCGGCACCCGTCCGCCGCCGCGCTGGCCACCGCCGCCCGATCCGCGCTCGGCGGCGACCCGGACGCGGCGAACCTGCTGGCGACCGAGAACGCCACCGTCGCCCTCCAGGCCGCGCCGTCCCCGGTGATCCCGGACCGGCCGCCCCGGACCCGATTCCTCCTGCCGATCCTCGCGATCCTGCTGGCCGCGCTCTCCGGAGCCGGCGCCGTCGCCCTGGTCAGCGACCCGTTCGGCTGGTTCCCCACCCCGGCCACGACCCCGCCGGCCTCGCCCGCCCCGCCGAGCGGATCAGCGTTCCCGAGTCCGACCTCACCACCGTCAAGAACGATTTCCGGTACGCCCACAGCCGAGAACCCGCCGCCCGGGCGACCCCGGACCACCCGCCCGCGCACCGGTTCCCGCAGGCCGTCCCCGAGCCTCACGTCGTCACCGAGCGGCAGCCCGAGCACCACCGACGGCGGCACGACCAGCGAGGGCCCCGGCAACTCGGAGCCGGCCGGCGACGGCCCCTCCGCCGAATCCTGA
- a CDS encoding urease subunit gamma — MFLSQHEQERLLIHVAADVAQKRRERGLKLNHPEATAIITAFLLEGARDGLSVVELMDAGRRVLTRDDVLPGVPEMLPEVQVEATFPDGTKLVTVHGPIS, encoded by the coding sequence TTGTTCCTCAGTCAACATGAGCAGGAACGCCTGCTCATTCACGTGGCGGCCGATGTCGCCCAGAAGCGGCGCGAACGCGGACTGAAACTGAACCACCCGGAGGCGACCGCGATCATCACGGCGTTCCTGCTGGAGGGCGCCCGCGACGGTCTCAGCGTCGTCGAGCTGATGGACGCCGGGCGCCGGGTCCTGACCCGGGACGACGTGCTGCCCGGGGTGCCGGAGATGCTCCCCGAGGTGCAGGTGGAGGCGACGTTCCCGGACGGCACCAAGCTGGTCACCGTGCACGGGCCGATTTCATGA